One window from the genome of uncultured Tateyamaria sp. encodes:
- a CDS encoding TadE family protein has protein sequence MTLKIKSFLRRFRREEDGQMVVEFALAVPLMFTLFMTSVELGIYSVRQGFLDRGLDMAVRNVRLNTGSNYSHSDIKNMVCEYSGFLEDCDSLLKLEMKPVSARSFAGFPNSPDCIDTSLEVTPSTTFVHGAEHQLMMLRACYSFDPVFPLAGMGRSFTKDGAGRVKMVSMSGFVQEPS, from the coding sequence ATGACACTCAAGATCAAATCATTCCTGCGTCGGTTCCGTCGCGAAGAGGATGGCCAGATGGTGGTGGAATTTGCCCTCGCGGTACCACTCATGTTCACCCTCTTCATGACCTCGGTCGAACTCGGCATCTATTCGGTGCGCCAGGGCTTCCTGGACCGGGGACTGGACATGGCGGTACGCAACGTGCGGCTGAACACCGGCTCCAACTATAGCCATAGCGACATCAAAAACATGGTGTGCGAGTATTCGGGCTTCCTTGAGGATTGCGACAGCCTGCTGAAACTGGAGATGAAACCTGTCTCTGCACGCAGCTTTGCCGGCTTCCCTAACTCGCCCGACTGTATCGACACGTCGCTCGAAGTGACCCCATCCACCACCTTTGTGCACGGGGCCGAACACCAACTGATGATGCTGCGGGCATGCTACAGTTTTGATCCTGTCTTCCCCCTTGCCGGGATGGGCCGGTCGTTCACCAAGGACGGCGCAGGTCGGGTCAAGATGGTCTCGATGTCCGGATTTGTGCAGGAGCCAAGCTGA
- a CDS encoding TadE/TadG family type IV pilus assembly protein yields MKRLINTLRAFRDEERGSLAVETVLIIPVLFWAYLSMFAIFDAYRQHSINQKAAYTIGDIISRETTPLDGDYMNGTREIVAYLTANLEQNVAVRVTSVKYDANADEYKRDWSEARGWHPALSNKDVNNLRIHLPVMPHNERVMVVETFVKYDPPFATGLQEREIQNFVFTRPRYAPRVLWAVEGATQGP; encoded by the coding sequence ATGAAACGCCTTATCAACACCTTGCGGGCCTTCCGCGACGAGGAACGGGGCAGCCTGGCGGTGGAAACCGTCCTGATCATCCCCGTCCTCTTCTGGGCCTACCTGTCGATGTTCGCGATCTTTGATGCGTATCGCCAGCACTCGATCAACCAGAAAGCCGCCTACACGATCGGTGACATCATCTCTCGCGAGACGACACCGCTGGACGGTGACTATATGAACGGCACACGGGAGATCGTTGCGTACCTGACGGCCAACCTTGAGCAAAACGTGGCTGTACGGGTCACCAGCGTCAAGTATGACGCGAACGCTGACGAATACAAACGTGACTGGTCAGAAGCCCGCGGTTGGCACCCTGCGCTGTCCAACAAGGACGTCAACAACCTGCGCATCCATCTTCCGGTCATGCCACACAACGAGCGCGTGATGGTGGTCGAGACCTTTGTCAAATACGACCCGCCGTTCGCGACAGGCCTGCAGGAGCGTGAGATCCAGAACTTTGTTTTCACGCGTCCCCGCTATGCACCCCGCGTGCTGTGGGCCGTCGAAGGGGCCACGCAAGGGCCCTAA